A genome region from Corvus hawaiiensis isolate bCorHaw1 chromosome 4, bCorHaw1.pri.cur, whole genome shotgun sequence includes the following:
- the SBF1 gene encoding myotubularin-related protein 5 isoform X3, producing the protein MARLADYFVLVGYDPGKRGSGDGQGQILQRFPEKDWEDNPFPQGIELFCQPSGWQLFPERNPPTFFVAVLTDINSERHYCACFTFWEAVESPQPQSHARSGEEEEEEASAPVQPAQLFAPKSLVLVSRLDHAEVFRNSLGLIYTIYVDGLSVSLENVIGNLLTCTIPITGGAQPDVEDEAVRTISLGAGDRQVIQTPINDSLPVSSCSVALLFRQLGITNVLFLFCAALTEHKILFLSSSYQRLTDACRALLALMFPLKYSFTYVPILPAQLLEVLSTPTPFIIGVHSIFQSETQELLDVVIADLDGGTVNVPECVHISLLPEPLLQQTREALSMVLDPELEVADLAFPPSTISASSLKMQDKEIRAVFLRLFAQLLQGYRWCLHIIRIHPEPVIRFHKAAFLGQRGLTEDDFLTKVLEGMAFAGFVTERGAPYRPIDLFDELVAYEVKRMKAEEGNKQKILRHIKELAEKLYKNENPYPAVTMHKVQKPTEGCHLRLHQKPFPRLDEGTVQWIIDQATAKLQTAPPAVKAEKKCMVPSGPPIAAILERNGNALANSARRLEVVRNCISYVFENKMLEAKKLFPAVLRAMKGRAARHCLTQELHLHVQQNRAVLDHQQFDFVIRMMNCCLQDCTAMDEHGIAAALLPLVTAFCRKLSPGITQFAYSCVQEHVVWTNIQFWEAMFYCDVQNHIRALYLDSAEENHAEQESAEEPQEAKSALEIASEQLRLWPTMSREKQQELIQKEESTVFSQAIHYANRMSYLLLPLDTSKNRLLRSSGLGDVESVSNSFVTNSIAGSVAESYDTESGFEDAESSDVANSVVRFINRFVDKVCTESGVTNEHLKGLHVMIPDIVQMHIETLDAVHRESKRLPPIQKPKLLRPNLLLGEECVMEGLRVYLMPDGREEAAGGSVGGPPLLPAEGAVFLTTYRIIFKGTPTDPLVGEQVVIRSFPIASLTKEKKISIQAQADQFIQEGLQLRSCTFQLLKIAFDEEVASDSAEIFRKHLHKLRYPQHVRGTFAFTVGQSPKQAMQPKAKEKNPSLRTLSKNLVKNAKRTIGRQYVTRKKYTPPAWEQRGSQHFPEDNEDEISVSEELDRSTLTPSSTMRPSEKMTMTHVVERACCRDYQRLGLGTLSSSLTRSKNEPFRISTVNRMYAICRSYPGLLIVPQSIQDNTIQRISRCYRQSRFPVVCWRNSRTKAVLLRSGGLHGKGVVGLFKSQNAPTPGPSQADSTSLEQEKYLQAIINSMPHYSDAGGRNTLSGFTSAHMSSADFSDKRQQPKLGSLMKQVMGGKDEGPGTLSRGGKWGSIRASGRMSSYALNVEIGSRLAGKDLLGTQHNGTPAEPSFLRQHRASLYIIGDKSQLKGVKPDPLQHWEVVPIEVFDVRQVKASFKKLMKACVPGCPSSDPSVAYLRSLEESEWLSQIHKILQISVLVVELLDTGSSVLVSLEDGWDITTQVVSLVQLLSDPYYRTLEGFRLLVEKEWLSFGHRFSHRGAQTLAGQSSGFAPIFLQFLDCVHQIHLQFPMEFEFSQYYLKFLSYHYISNRFRTFLLDSDYERIELGLLYEEKGERKGQQVSKSIWDYIDRLNKKAPIFFNYLYAPEDGEVLRPYSNISNLKVWDYYTEETLSEGPSYDWELVQGQPEPVEEPDRQDTAAPQSKRRIIWPCYDNRSRVEPDAISKLLEELHNLEMELGQVPERWKDTWDKVKASQRTEGRQEGSRTPSSLLMSSGLSHHRRSLGVYLQESGVGSTLNLSLDSDTSSTSTPSSGKPGARRSTSTLYSQFQMSESENRSYEGSLYKKGAFMKPWKPRWFVLDKTKHQLRYYDSRMDTECKGVIDLADVESITPGTPTMGAPKTVDEKAFFDLKTTKRVYNFCAQDVQLAQQWIDRIQSCLSDA; encoded by the exons TTCTGCCAGCCCAGCGGGTGGCAGCTCTTCCCCGAGAGGAACCCCCCAACCTTCTTCGTGGCCGTGCTGACCGACATCAACTCGGAGCGGCACTACTGCGCCTGCTTCACCTTCTGGGAGGCCGTGGAGAGCCCGCAG ccccagagccacgCCAGGAgtggtgaggaggaggaggaggaggcctCAGCCCCCGTGCAGCCTGCCCAGCTCTTTGCCCCCAAGAGCCTGGTGCTGGTGTCGCGGCTGGACCACGCCGAGGTGTTCCGG AACAGCCTGGGGCTGATCTACACCATCTACGTGGACGGGCTGAGCGTGTCCCTGGAGAACGTCATTGGGAACCTGCTGACCTGCACCATCCCCATCACGGGGGGAGCGCAG CCTGACGTGGAGGATGAAGCCGTG AGGACGATCTCGCTGGGCGCGGGGGACAGGCAGGTGATCCAGACCCCCATCAATGACTCGCTGCCCGTCAGCAGCTGCAGCGTGGCCCTGCTCTTCCGCCAGCTCG GCATCACCAACGTGCTGTTCCTGTTCTGCGCGGCGCTGACTGAGCACAAGATCCTCTTCCTGTCCAGCAGCTACCAGAGGCTCACAGACGCCTGCCGGGCCCTCCTGGCTCTCATGTTCCCCCTCAAGTACAG TTTCACCTACGTGCCCATCCTGCCCGCCCAGCTCCTGGAGGTGCTGAGCACCCCCACCCCCTTCATCATCGGCGTCCACTCCATCTTCCAGTCGGAGACCCAGGAGCTG CTGGACGTGGTGATCGCAGACCTGGACGGCGGCACCGTGAATGTCCCCGAGTGCGTGCACATCTCCCTGCTCCCCgagcccctgctccagcagacTCGGGAAGCCCTGTCCATG GTCCTGGACCCGGAGCTGGAGGTGGCCGACCTCGCCTTCCCCCCTTCCACCATTTCCGCCTCCTCCCTCAAGATGCAG GACAAGGAGATCCGGGCCGTGTTCCTGCGCCtgtttgctcagctgctgcagggctacCGCTGGTGCCTGCACATCATCCGCATCCACCCCGAGCCCGTCATCCGCTTCCACAAG GCGGCGTTCCTGGGCCAGCGGGGGCTCACGGAGGACGATTTCCTCACCAAGGTGCTCGAGGGCATGGCCTTCGCCGGCTTCGTCACCGAGCGCGGGGCCCCCTATCGCCCCATCGACCTCTTCGACGAG CTCGTGGCCTATGAGGTGAAGCGCATGAAGGCGGAGGAGGGGAACAAGCAGAAAATCCTGAGGCACATCAAGGAGCTGGCGGAGAAACTCTACAAGAAC GAGAACCCGTACCCCGCGGTGACCATGCACAAGGTGCAGAAGCCCACCGAGGGCTGCCACCTGCGCCTGCACCAGAAGCCCTTCCCGCGCCTGGACGAGGGCACCGTGCAGTGGATCATCGACCAGGCCACGGCCAAGCTGCAGACGGCCCCGCCGGCCGTCAAGGCCGAGAAGAAGTGCATGGTGCCCTCGGGACCCCCCATCG CTGCCATCCTGGAGCGCAACGGGAACGCCCTGGCCAACAGCGCCCGGCGCCTGGAGGTGGTCAGGAACTGCATCTCCTATGTCTTCGAGAACAAGATGCTGGAGGCCAAAAAG CTGTTCCCGGCGGTGCTGCGTGCCATGAAGGGCCGGGCCGCCCGGCACTGCCTGAcgcaggagctgcacctgcacGTGCAGCAGAACCGCGCCGTGCTGGACCACCAGCAGTTTGACTTCGTCATCCGCATGATGAACTGCTGCCTCCAG GACTGCACGGCCATGGACGAGCACGGCATCGCCGCCGCCCTGCTGCCGCTGGTCACCGCCTTCTGCAGG AAACTGAGCCCTGGCATCACCCAGTTCGCCTACAGCTGCGTGCAGGAGCACGTGGTGTGGACCAACATCCAGTTCTGGGAGGCCATGTTCTACTGCGACGTCCAGAACCACATCCGGGCCCTGTACCTGGACAGCGCCGAGGAGAACCACGCGGAGCAG GAGAGCGCGGAGGAGCCGCAGGAGGCCAAGTCCGCGCTGGAGATCGCATCGGAGCAGCTGCGGCTGTGGCCCACCATGAGCcgggagaagcagcaggagctgatccAGAAGGAGGAGAGCACGGTGTTCAGCCAGGCCATCCACTACGCCAACAGGATGAGCtacctgctcctgcccctggaCACCAGCAAGAACCGCCTGCTCCGCAGCTCCGGGCTGGGAGACGTGGAGAGCGTCAGCAACAGCTTCGTCACCAACAG CATCGCGGGCAGCGTGGCCGAGAGCTACGACACCGAGAGCGGCTTCGAGGACGCCGAGAGCTCGGACGTGGCCAACTCCGTGGTGAGGTTCATCAACCGCTTCGTGGACAAGGTGTGCACCGAGAGCGGCGTCACCAACGAGCACCTCAAGGGGCTGCACGTCATGATCCCGG ACATCGTGCAGATGCACATCGAGACCCTGGATGCTGTGCACAGGGAGAGCAAGAGGCTCCCTCCCATCCAGAAG CCAAAGCTGCTGCGGCCCAacctgctgctgggggaggagTGTGTGATGGAGGGGCTCCGCGTGTACCTGATGCCGGACGGGCGCGAGGAGGCGGCCGGGGGCAGCGTCGGGGGGCCCCCCCTGCTCCCCGCAGAGGGGGCCGTGTTCCTCACCACCTACAGGATCATCTTCAAGGGAACCCCCACCGACCCCCTGG TGGGGGAGCAGGTGGTGATCCGGTCCTTCCCCATCGCCTCGCTGACCAAAGAGAAGAAGATCAGCATCCAGGCCCAGGCGGATCAGTTCATCCAGGAGGGATTGCAGCTGCGCTCCTGCACATTCCAG CTGCTGAAGATCGCCTTTGATGAGGAGGTGGCCTCGGACAGCGCCGAGATCTTCCGGAAGCACCTGCACAAGCTGCGCTACCCCCAGCACGTGCGCGGCACCTTCGCCTTCACCGTGGGCCAGTCCCCCAAGCAGgccatgcagcccaaggccaaGGAGAAGAACCCCTCGCTCAG GACGCTGTCCAAGAACCTGGTGAAGAACGCCAAGAGGACGATCGGCCGGCAGTACGTGACCCGCAAGAAGTACACGCCCCCCGCCTGGGAGCAGCGGGGCAGCCAGCACTTCCCCGAGGACAACGAGGACGAGATCTCAG TGTCCGAGGAGCTGGACAGGAGCACGCTGACGCCCAGCAGCACCATGAGGCCGTCAGAGAAGATGACGATGACGCACGTGGTGGAGCGCGCCTGCTGCCGGGACTACCAGCGCCTGGGGCTGGGGACGCTGAGCAGCAGCCTGACCCGCTCCAAGAACGAGCCCTTCCGCATCTCCACCGTCAACCGCATGTACGCCATCTGCCGCAG CTACCCCGGGCTGCTGATCGTGCCGCAGAGCATCCAGGACAACACCATCCAGCGCATCTCGCGCTGCTACCGGCAGAGCCGCTTCCCGGTGGTGTGCTGGCGGAACTCCCGCACCAAGGCCGTGCTGCTGCGCTCCGGGGGCCTCCACGGCAAGGGCGTCGTCGGCCTCTTCAAGTCCCAGAATGCCCCAACCCCAG GCCCGTCGCAGGCGGACTCCACGAGTCTGGAGCAGGAGAAGTACCTGCAGGCCATCATCAATTCCATGCCCCACTACTCGGACGCCGGCGGGCGCAACACCCTCAGCGGCTTCACCTCGGCTCACATGAGCAGTGCAG ATTTCTCCGACAAGAGGCAGCAGCCTAAGCTGGGATCGCTCATGAAGCAGGTGATGGGAGGGAAGGACGAAGGGCCTGGGACTTTGAGCCGCGGAG GGAAGTGGGGCAGCATCCGGGCCAGCGGCCGCATGAGCAGCTACGCCCTGAACGTGGAGATCGGGTCCCGGCTGGCAGGGAAGGacctgctggggacacagcacaACGGGACCCCCGCCGAGCCCTCCTTCCTGCGGCAGCACCGCGCCTCGCTCTACATCATCGGGGACAAGTCCCAGCTGAAG GGTGTGAAGCCGGACCcgctgcagcactgggaggtGGTGCCCATTGAGGTGTTCGACGTGCGCCAGGTCAAGGCCAGCTTCAAGAAGCTGATGAAGGCCTGCGTGCCCGGCTGCCCCTCCAGCGACCCCAGCGTGGCCTACCTGCGCTCCCTGGAGGAGTCGGAGTGGCTGTCCCAG ATCCACAAGATCCTGCAGATCTCGGTGCTggtggtggagctgctggacaCGGGCTCGTCCGTGCTGGTCAGTCTGGAGGACGGCTGGGACATCACCACCCAG GTGGTGTCGCTGGTGCAGCTCCTGTCTGACCCCTACTACCGGACGCTGGAGGGCTTCCGGCTGCTGGTGGAGAAGGAGTGGCTGTCCTTCGGCCACCGCTTCAGCCACCGCGGCGCCCAGACCCTGGCGGGGCAGAGCAGCGGCTTCGCCCCCATCTTCCTCCAGTTCCTGGACTGTGTGCACCAG ATCCACCTGCAGTTCCCCATGGAATTCGAGTTCAGCCAGTACTACCTGAAGTTCCTCAGCTACCACTACATTTCCAACCGCTTCCGGACATTCCTGCTGGACTCCGACTACGAGCGCATCGAGCTGG gGCTCCTGTACGAGGAGAAGGGCGAGCGGAAGGGCCAGCAGGTCTCCAAATCCATCTGGGACTACATCGACCGCCTCAACAAGAAAGCTCCCATCTTCTTCAACTACCTGTACGCCCCTGAGGATGGCGAG GTGCTGAGGCCGTACAGCAACATCTCCAACCTGAAGGTGTGGGACTATTACACGGAGGAGACGCTGTCTGAGGGGCCCTCGTACGactgggagctggtgcaggggcAGCCGGAGCCGGTGGAGGAGCCGGATCGCCAGGACACCGCGGCCCCGCAGAGCAAGCGCCGCATCATCTGGCCCTGTTACGACAACCGCAGCCGCGTGGAGCCCGACGCCATCTCCAAACTGCTCGAG GAGCTGCACAACCTGGAGATGGAGCTGGGGCAGGTCCCGGAGCGCTGGAAGGACACGTGGGACAAGGTGAAAGCGTCCCAGCGCACGGAGGGGCggcaggagggcagcagg acccccagctccctgctgatgTCATCGGGGCTGTCGCACCACCGGCGCTCGCTGGGCGTGTACCTGCAGGAGAGCGGGGTGGGCTCCACGCTCAACCTCAGCCTGGACAGCGacaccagcagcacctccaccCCGTCCAGCGGGAAGCCGGGCGCCCGCCGCAGCACCTCCACCCTCTACAGCCAGTTCCAGATGTCCGAGAGCGAGAACAG GTCCTACGAGGGGTCTCTGTACAAGAAAGGCGCCTTCATGAAACCCTGGAAGCCTCGGTGGTTTGTGCTGGATAAAACCAAACATCAG CTGCGGTACTACGACAGCCGGATGGACACGGAATGCAAGGGGGTCATCGACCTGGCCGACGTGGAGTCCATCACCCCGGGCACCCCCACCATGGGGGCCCCCAAGACGGTGGACGAGAAAGCTTTCTTCGAT CTGAAGACGACAAAACGAGTTTACAATTTCTGCGCCCAGGACGTGCAGCTGGCCCAGCAATGGATCGACCGCATCCAGAGCTGCCTGTCGGACGCgtga
- the SBF1 gene encoding myotubularin-related protein 5 isoform X4 — translation MARLADYFVLVGYDPGKRGSGDGQGQILQRFPEKDWEDNPFPQGIELFCQPSGWQLFPERNPPTFFVAVLTDINSERHYCACFTFWEAVESPQPQSHARSGEEEEEEASAPVQPAQLFAPKSLVLVSRLDHAEVFRNSLGLIYTIYVDGLSVSLENVIGNLLTCTIPITGGAQPDVEDEAVRTISLGAGDRQVIQTPINDSLPVSSCSVALLFRQLGITNVLFLFCAALTEHKILFLSSSYQRLTDACRALLALMFPLKYSFTYVPILPAQLLEVLSTPTPFIIGVHSIFQSETQELLDVVIADLDGGTVNVPECVHISLLPEPLLQQTREALSMVLDPELEVADLAFPPSTISASSLKMQDKEIRAVFLRLFAQLLQGYRWCLHIIRIHPEPVIRFHKAAFLGQRGLTEDDFLTKVLEGMAFAGFVTERGAPYRPIDLFDELVAYEVKRMKAEEGNKQKILRHIKELAEKLYKNENPYPAVTMHKVQKPTEGCHLRLHQKPFPRLDEGTVQWIIDQATAKLQTAPPAVKAEKKCMVPSGPPIAAILERNGNALANSARRLEVVRNCISYVFENKMLEAKKLFPAVLRAMKGRAARHCLTQELHLHVQQNRAVLDHQQFDFVIRMMNCCLQDCTAMDEHGIAAALLPLVTAFCRKLSPGITQFAYSCVQEHVVWTNIQFWEAMFYCDVQNHIRALYLDSAEENHAEQESAEEPQEAKSALEIASEQLRLWPTMSREKQQELIQKEESTVFSQAIHYANRMSYLLLPLDTSKNRLLRSSGLGDVESVSNSFVTNSIAGSVAESYDTESGFEDAESSDVANSVVRFINRFVDKVCTESGVTNEHLKGLHVMIPDIVQMHIETLDAVHRESKRLPPIQKPKLLRPNLLLGEECVMEGLRVYLMPDGREEAAGGSVGGPPLLPAEGAVFLTTYRIIFKGTPTDPLVGEQVVIRSFPIASLTKEKKISIQAQADQFIQEGLQLRSCTFQLLKIAFDEEVASDSAEIFRKHLHKLRYPQHVRGTFAFTVGQSPKQAMQPKAKEKNPSLRTLSKNLVKNAKRTIGRQYVTRKKYTPPAWEQRGSQHFPEDNEDEISVSEELDRSTLTPSSTMRPSEKMTMTHVVERACCRDYQRLGLGTLSSSLTRSKNEPFRISTVNRMYAICRSYPGLLIVPQSIQDNTIQRISRCYRQSRFPVVCWRNSRTKAVLLRSGGLHGKGVVGLFKSQNAPTPGPSQADSTSLEQEKYLQAIINSMPHYSDAGGRNTLSGFTSAHMSSAGKWGSIRASGRMSSYALNVEIGSRLAGKDLLGTQHNGTPAEPSFLRQHRASLYIIGDKSQLKGVKPDPLQHWEVVPIEVFDVRQVKASFKKLMKACVPGCPSSDPSVAYLRSLEESEWLSQIHKILQISVLVVELLDTGSSVLVSLEDGWDITTQVVSLVQLLSDPYYRTLEGFRLLVEKEWLSFGHRFSHRGAQTLAGQSSGFAPIFLQFLDCVHQIHLQFPMEFEFSQYYLKFLSYHYISNRFRTFLLDSDYERIELGLLYEEKGERKGQQVSKSIWDYIDRLNKKAPIFFNYLYAPEDGEVLRPYSNISNLKVWDYYTEETLSEGPSYDWELVQGQPEPVEEPDRQDTAAPQSKRRIIWPCYDNRSRVEPDAISKLLEELHNLEMELGQVPERWKDTWDKVKASQRTEGRQEGSRTPSSLLMSSGLSHHRRSLGVYLQESGVGSTLNLSLDSDTSSTSTPSSGKPGARRSTSTLYSQFQMSESENRSYEGSLYKKGAFMKPWKPRWFVLDKTKHQLRYYDSRMDTECKGVIDLADVESITPGTPTMGAPKTVDEKAFFDLKTTKRVYNFCAQDVQLAQQWIDRIQSCLSDA, via the exons TTCTGCCAGCCCAGCGGGTGGCAGCTCTTCCCCGAGAGGAACCCCCCAACCTTCTTCGTGGCCGTGCTGACCGACATCAACTCGGAGCGGCACTACTGCGCCTGCTTCACCTTCTGGGAGGCCGTGGAGAGCCCGCAG ccccagagccacgCCAGGAgtggtgaggaggaggaggaggaggcctCAGCCCCCGTGCAGCCTGCCCAGCTCTTTGCCCCCAAGAGCCTGGTGCTGGTGTCGCGGCTGGACCACGCCGAGGTGTTCCGG AACAGCCTGGGGCTGATCTACACCATCTACGTGGACGGGCTGAGCGTGTCCCTGGAGAACGTCATTGGGAACCTGCTGACCTGCACCATCCCCATCACGGGGGGAGCGCAG CCTGACGTGGAGGATGAAGCCGTG AGGACGATCTCGCTGGGCGCGGGGGACAGGCAGGTGATCCAGACCCCCATCAATGACTCGCTGCCCGTCAGCAGCTGCAGCGTGGCCCTGCTCTTCCGCCAGCTCG GCATCACCAACGTGCTGTTCCTGTTCTGCGCGGCGCTGACTGAGCACAAGATCCTCTTCCTGTCCAGCAGCTACCAGAGGCTCACAGACGCCTGCCGGGCCCTCCTGGCTCTCATGTTCCCCCTCAAGTACAG TTTCACCTACGTGCCCATCCTGCCCGCCCAGCTCCTGGAGGTGCTGAGCACCCCCACCCCCTTCATCATCGGCGTCCACTCCATCTTCCAGTCGGAGACCCAGGAGCTG CTGGACGTGGTGATCGCAGACCTGGACGGCGGCACCGTGAATGTCCCCGAGTGCGTGCACATCTCCCTGCTCCCCgagcccctgctccagcagacTCGGGAAGCCCTGTCCATG GTCCTGGACCCGGAGCTGGAGGTGGCCGACCTCGCCTTCCCCCCTTCCACCATTTCCGCCTCCTCCCTCAAGATGCAG GACAAGGAGATCCGGGCCGTGTTCCTGCGCCtgtttgctcagctgctgcagggctacCGCTGGTGCCTGCACATCATCCGCATCCACCCCGAGCCCGTCATCCGCTTCCACAAG GCGGCGTTCCTGGGCCAGCGGGGGCTCACGGAGGACGATTTCCTCACCAAGGTGCTCGAGGGCATGGCCTTCGCCGGCTTCGTCACCGAGCGCGGGGCCCCCTATCGCCCCATCGACCTCTTCGACGAG CTCGTGGCCTATGAGGTGAAGCGCATGAAGGCGGAGGAGGGGAACAAGCAGAAAATCCTGAGGCACATCAAGGAGCTGGCGGAGAAACTCTACAAGAAC GAGAACCCGTACCCCGCGGTGACCATGCACAAGGTGCAGAAGCCCACCGAGGGCTGCCACCTGCGCCTGCACCAGAAGCCCTTCCCGCGCCTGGACGAGGGCACCGTGCAGTGGATCATCGACCAGGCCACGGCCAAGCTGCAGACGGCCCCGCCGGCCGTCAAGGCCGAGAAGAAGTGCATGGTGCCCTCGGGACCCCCCATCG CTGCCATCCTGGAGCGCAACGGGAACGCCCTGGCCAACAGCGCCCGGCGCCTGGAGGTGGTCAGGAACTGCATCTCCTATGTCTTCGAGAACAAGATGCTGGAGGCCAAAAAG CTGTTCCCGGCGGTGCTGCGTGCCATGAAGGGCCGGGCCGCCCGGCACTGCCTGAcgcaggagctgcacctgcacGTGCAGCAGAACCGCGCCGTGCTGGACCACCAGCAGTTTGACTTCGTCATCCGCATGATGAACTGCTGCCTCCAG GACTGCACGGCCATGGACGAGCACGGCATCGCCGCCGCCCTGCTGCCGCTGGTCACCGCCTTCTGCAGG AAACTGAGCCCTGGCATCACCCAGTTCGCCTACAGCTGCGTGCAGGAGCACGTGGTGTGGACCAACATCCAGTTCTGGGAGGCCATGTTCTACTGCGACGTCCAGAACCACATCCGGGCCCTGTACCTGGACAGCGCCGAGGAGAACCACGCGGAGCAG GAGAGCGCGGAGGAGCCGCAGGAGGCCAAGTCCGCGCTGGAGATCGCATCGGAGCAGCTGCGGCTGTGGCCCACCATGAGCcgggagaagcagcaggagctgatccAGAAGGAGGAGAGCACGGTGTTCAGCCAGGCCATCCACTACGCCAACAGGATGAGCtacctgctcctgcccctggaCACCAGCAAGAACCGCCTGCTCCGCAGCTCCGGGCTGGGAGACGTGGAGAGCGTCAGCAACAGCTTCGTCACCAACAG CATCGCGGGCAGCGTGGCCGAGAGCTACGACACCGAGAGCGGCTTCGAGGACGCCGAGAGCTCGGACGTGGCCAACTCCGTGGTGAGGTTCATCAACCGCTTCGTGGACAAGGTGTGCACCGAGAGCGGCGTCACCAACGAGCACCTCAAGGGGCTGCACGTCATGATCCCGG ACATCGTGCAGATGCACATCGAGACCCTGGATGCTGTGCACAGGGAGAGCAAGAGGCTCCCTCCCATCCAGAAG CCAAAGCTGCTGCGGCCCAacctgctgctgggggaggagTGTGTGATGGAGGGGCTCCGCGTGTACCTGATGCCGGACGGGCGCGAGGAGGCGGCCGGGGGCAGCGTCGGGGGGCCCCCCCTGCTCCCCGCAGAGGGGGCCGTGTTCCTCACCACCTACAGGATCATCTTCAAGGGAACCCCCACCGACCCCCTGG TGGGGGAGCAGGTGGTGATCCGGTCCTTCCCCATCGCCTCGCTGACCAAAGAGAAGAAGATCAGCATCCAGGCCCAGGCGGATCAGTTCATCCAGGAGGGATTGCAGCTGCGCTCCTGCACATTCCAG CTGCTGAAGATCGCCTTTGATGAGGAGGTGGCCTCGGACAGCGCCGAGATCTTCCGGAAGCACCTGCACAAGCTGCGCTACCCCCAGCACGTGCGCGGCACCTTCGCCTTCACCGTGGGCCAGTCCCCCAAGCAGgccatgcagcccaaggccaaGGAGAAGAACCCCTCGCTCAG GACGCTGTCCAAGAACCTGGTGAAGAACGCCAAGAGGACGATCGGCCGGCAGTACGTGACCCGCAAGAAGTACACGCCCCCCGCCTGGGAGCAGCGGGGCAGCCAGCACTTCCCCGAGGACAACGAGGACGAGATCTCAG TGTCCGAGGAGCTGGACAGGAGCACGCTGACGCCCAGCAGCACCATGAGGCCGTCAGAGAAGATGACGATGACGCACGTGGTGGAGCGCGCCTGCTGCCGGGACTACCAGCGCCTGGGGCTGGGGACGCTGAGCAGCAGCCTGACCCGCTCCAAGAACGAGCCCTTCCGCATCTCCACCGTCAACCGCATGTACGCCATCTGCCGCAG CTACCCCGGGCTGCTGATCGTGCCGCAGAGCATCCAGGACAACACCATCCAGCGCATCTCGCGCTGCTACCGGCAGAGCCGCTTCCCGGTGGTGTGCTGGCGGAACTCCCGCACCAAGGCCGTGCTGCTGCGCTCCGGGGGCCTCCACGGCAAGGGCGTCGTCGGCCTCTTCAAGTCCCAGAATGCCCCAACCCCAG GCCCGTCGCAGGCGGACTCCACGAGTCTGGAGCAGGAGAAGTACCTGCAGGCCATCATCAATTCCATGCCCCACTACTCGGACGCCGGCGGGCGCAACACCCTCAGCGGCTTCACCTCGGCTCACATGAGCAGTGCAG GGAAGTGGGGCAGCATCCGGGCCAGCGGCCGCATGAGCAGCTACGCCCTGAACGTGGAGATCGGGTCCCGGCTGGCAGGGAAGGacctgctggggacacagcacaACGGGACCCCCGCCGAGCCCTCCTTCCTGCGGCAGCACCGCGCCTCGCTCTACATCATCGGGGACAAGTCCCAGCTGAAG GGTGTGAAGCCGGACCcgctgcagcactgggaggtGGTGCCCATTGAGGTGTTCGACGTGCGCCAGGTCAAGGCCAGCTTCAAGAAGCTGATGAAGGCCTGCGTGCCCGGCTGCCCCTCCAGCGACCCCAGCGTGGCCTACCTGCGCTCCCTGGAGGAGTCGGAGTGGCTGTCCCAG ATCCACAAGATCCTGCAGATCTCGGTGCTggtggtggagctgctggacaCGGGCTCGTCCGTGCTGGTCAGTCTGGAGGACGGCTGGGACATCACCACCCAG GTGGTGTCGCTGGTGCAGCTCCTGTCTGACCCCTACTACCGGACGCTGGAGGGCTTCCGGCTGCTGGTGGAGAAGGAGTGGCTGTCCTTCGGCCACCGCTTCAGCCACCGCGGCGCCCAGACCCTGGCGGGGCAGAGCAGCGGCTTCGCCCCCATCTTCCTCCAGTTCCTGGACTGTGTGCACCAG ATCCACCTGCAGTTCCCCATGGAATTCGAGTTCAGCCAGTACTACCTGAAGTTCCTCAGCTACCACTACATTTCCAACCGCTTCCGGACATTCCTGCTGGACTCCGACTACGAGCGCATCGAGCTGG gGCTCCTGTACGAGGAGAAGGGCGAGCGGAAGGGCCAGCAGGTCTCCAAATCCATCTGGGACTACATCGACCGCCTCAACAAGAAAGCTCCCATCTTCTTCAACTACCTGTACGCCCCTGAGGATGGCGAG GTGCTGAGGCCGTACAGCAACATCTCCAACCTGAAGGTGTGGGACTATTACACGGAGGAGACGCTGTCTGAGGGGCCCTCGTACGactgggagctggtgcaggggcAGCCGGAGCCGGTGGAGGAGCCGGATCGCCAGGACACCGCGGCCCCGCAGAGCAAGCGCCGCATCATCTGGCCCTGTTACGACAACCGCAGCCGCGTGGAGCCCGACGCCATCTCCAAACTGCTCGAG GAGCTGCACAACCTGGAGATGGAGCTGGGGCAGGTCCCGGAGCGCTGGAAGGACACGTGGGACAAGGTGAAAGCGTCCCAGCGCACGGAGGGGCggcaggagggcagcagg acccccagctccctgctgatgTCATCGGGGCTGTCGCACCACCGGCGCTCGCTGGGCGTGTACCTGCAGGAGAGCGGGGTGGGCTCCACGCTCAACCTCAGCCTGGACAGCGacaccagcagcacctccaccCCGTCCAGCGGGAAGCCGGGCGCCCGCCGCAGCACCTCCACCCTCTACAGCCAGTTCCAGATGTCCGAGAGCGAGAACAG GTCCTACGAGGGGTCTCTGTACAAGAAAGGCGCCTTCATGAAACCCTGGAAGCCTCGGTGGTTTGTGCTGGATAAAACCAAACATCAG CTGCGGTACTACGACAGCCGGATGGACACGGAATGCAAGGGGGTCATCGACCTGGCCGACGTGGAGTCCATCACCCCGGGCACCCCCACCATGGGGGCCCCCAAGACGGTGGACGAGAAAGCTTTCTTCGAT CTGAAGACGACAAAACGAGTTTACAATTTCTGCGCCCAGGACGTGCAGCTGGCCCAGCAATGGATCGACCGCATCCAGAGCTGCCTGTCGGACGCgtga